The following proteins are co-located in the Trichormus variabilis 0441 genome:
- a CDS encoding helix-turn-helix domain-containing protein: MSRKPISLALKAEQKDELEFARDHDSRPYIRERAAGLLKIADGESGLQVATTGLLKPRDPDTVYGWVKRYQREGIAGLMIRSGRGRKPAFFPSV, translated from the coding sequence ATGAGTCGAAAACCGATCAGCTTGGCTCTCAAGGCTGAGCAAAAAGATGAATTAGAGTTTGCGCGAGATCATGATTCGCGTCCGTATATTCGAGAACGTGCGGCTGGGTTACTGAAAATAGCAGATGGAGAATCTGGATTGCAAGTTGCCACTACAGGGTTACTGAAACCTCGTGACCCCGATACAGTATATGGATGGGTGAAACGCTATCAGCGCGAAGGGATAGCAGGATTAATGATTCGCTCAGGACGAGGACGTAAGCCCGCTTTTTTTCCCTCAGTGTGA
- a CDS encoding D-Ala-D-Ala carboxypeptidase family metallohydrolase, with protein sequence MTKGIVVLYHHIKQPDRNAEAVMLQFITQGDVFMAESTVEFSSLEKFQASNGTLKLSEADTDIIKEIQTLLNKKGLYKGGVDGVAGNLTQKAFAEFKESVWLDSPDLLGPTTAAALLEIAEEHQTNEEQTRTLTPLPTSTLGTKTGRSLRLVTGETVYENELVVAGIPLTWGEITKGCDPERNPESKAVINNIIKAARGFGKIRDKYDSPISINSAYRTPAVNRRIGGARFSQHINGLALDIAPVDGNFGKLLQICRASDCTGLGRGMHRGFIHCDWRPGGRVVFDYP encoded by the coding sequence TTGACCAAGGGAATTGTAGTTCTTTATCACCACATTAAGCAGCCAGATAGAAACGCTGAAGCAGTAATGCTTCAATTCATTACCCAAGGAGATGTATTCATGGCAGAATCTACCGTAGAATTTTCTAGCTTAGAAAAATTTCAAGCCAGTAATGGTACTCTTAAGCTTAGCGAAGCTGATACTGATATTATCAAAGAAATTCAAACCCTACTGAATAAGAAGGGACTTTATAAAGGTGGTGTTGACGGCGTTGCTGGTAATCTCACCCAAAAAGCATTTGCAGAATTTAAAGAGAGTGTTTGGCTCGATTCCCCTGATTTATTGGGACCGACTACTGCTGCTGCATTACTAGAGATTGCAGAAGAGCATCAAACCAATGAAGAACAAACTCGCACACTCACACCTTTACCTACATCAACATTAGGAACTAAAACTGGACGTTCTTTAAGGTTAGTGACTGGAGAAACAGTATACGAAAATGAGTTAGTGGTGGCGGGTATTCCCTTAACTTGGGGCGAAATTACTAAGGGATGTGACCCAGAAAGAAATCCAGAATCAAAAGCAGTTATTAATAATATTATCAAAGCAGCCAGAGGCTTTGGCAAAATTCGAGATAAATACGACAGCCCAATTTCCATTAATTCTGCCTATCGTACACCTGCTGTGAATCGTCGCATAGGTGGCGCTCGTTTTTCCCAGCATATTAACGGTCTCGCTTTGGATATTGCTCCTGTAGATGGTAATTTTGGCAAACTCTTACAAATTTGCCGTGCTTCTGACTGTACAGGACTAGGTAGAGGTATGCACCGAGGTTTCATCCACTGCGACTGGCGGCCAGGCGGTCGTGTGGTTTTTGATTATCCCTAA
- a CDS encoding IS630 family transposase produces MVRRDPQVLGYAQSRWSLQALADCCRWLRVTTKAGLSQLLERLGISYKRGRDYVHSPDRFYEDKCSQIELALLRAWYDPQRYVLVYLDEFGFYRQPSLAPDWEAVGSSQPLARRSHKSDTCYRGIGALNPLSGQLTYLLRSQISVSVLSKFYGMIRADYPTVEQIYVVEDNWPVHFHPNLLAQLQAQDFAYSPKLPNSWSQLKMPERSSDPLPITLLNLPTYAPWLNPIEKLWRWLRQQVIHLHRLSDDWNTLKQRVADFLEQFRQGSLDLLHYVGLLPT; encoded by the coding sequence GTGGTTCGGCGTGACCCGCAAGTGTTGGGATATGCTCAAAGTCGGTGGAGTTTGCAAGCGCTCGCTGATTGCTGTCGGTGGCTGCGAGTCACAACCAAAGCGGGCTTATCGCAACTGCTAGAACGTCTGGGTATCAGTTATAAGCGAGGGCGAGACTATGTGCATAGCCCAGATCGTTTCTATGAGGACAAGTGCAGTCAAATTGAGTTAGCCTTATTGCGAGCTTGGTATGACCCACAACGCTATGTCCTAGTCTATCTCGATGAGTTTGGGTTCTATCGTCAGCCGAGTTTAGCGCCAGACTGGGAAGCAGTGGGTTCCTCTCAACCCTTAGCCCGTCGCTCTCACAAAAGCGACACATGCTATCGGGGTATTGGCGCGCTCAATCCACTGAGCGGACAACTAACGTACTTGTTGCGATCCCAAATCAGTGTCTCGGTACTGTCCAAGTTTTATGGCATGATTCGAGCGGATTATCCCACGGTGGAACAAATTTATGTTGTGGAGGATAACTGGCCAGTGCATTTTCACCCTAATCTACTGGCTCAGTTGCAAGCGCAGGACTTTGCTTATTCCCCCAAATTACCCAACAGTTGGTCTCAGTTGAAGATGCCAGAACGCTCCAGCGACCCATTACCGATTACCCTGCTCAACTTGCCCACTTATGCCCCTTGGCTCAACCCGATTGAAAAGCTTTGGCGCTGGTTAAGGCAACAGGTAATTCATTTACATCGTTTGAGCGACGATTGGAATACACTCAAACAACGAGTGGCCGATTTCCTTGAACAGTTCCGTCAAGGGTCTTTAGACCTCCTCCACTACGTTGGCTTATTACCGACATAA
- a CDS encoding DUF6737 family protein has protein sequence MSEQKTLNPWNYKPWWCQPWSILLTGLTLIGGSWLLLKIIWVTVMVAIPVLVWMGFFLLIWPQLMIRSGVLESAELDS, from the coding sequence ATGTCTGAGCAAAAAACTCTGAATCCCTGGAATTATAAACCTTGGTGGTGTCAACCCTGGTCAATTTTACTGACTGGTTTAACCCTAATTGGTGGTAGCTGGTTACTGTTGAAAATTATCTGGGTAACTGTAATGGTTGCTATTCCTGTATTAGTTTGGATGGGATTTTTTTTGTTGATTTGGCCGCAACTAATGATTCGCAGTGGAGTTTTAGAATCTGCCGAGTTGGATTCTTAA
- a CDS encoding IS5-like element ISAva5 family transposase, protein MTLHPRDMSQIPETTAQVARNSFPKGNIYMKMRDEIGVLYKDEDFVKLYRADCGQSGISAGQLALVTVMQFIEGLTDRQAADAVRGHIDWKYALSLELNDPGFDYSVLSEFRQRLIKAGRERELLNQMLARFQELGWLKNRGRVRTDSTHVLAAVRQLNRLELVGETLRHTLNDLAYFAPDWLKSRVDVDWFERYSLRFEQYRLPKSKAEREKLRRKIGEDGHHLLSALYADSTCNWLWQIPSVETLRIVWVQQYYIQLQQVYWREQDNLPPNRLQIESPYDVDARNSSKREINWTGYNLHLTEICHPILPNLIINVETSVATSADVEMTPVIHSRLNQNNLLPQEHVVDTGYVNAQNLVDSQSHFHVDLVGKVPPGTSWQATAQSGFEQNCFTIHWDLMRVDCPMGKQSKSWRTTVDSHDNPVVKIQFDKSDCSLCSSRSKCTRSKKLPRLLTLKPQELHLALHDARIRQKTESFQQIYHQRAGVEGLISQATGRYQLRRCRYIGLAKTLLQHVITAAAINFSRMWDWWQHVPRSQTRVSHFARIAPTAS, encoded by the coding sequence ATGACCCTGCACCCGCGTGATATGTCGCAGATTCCTGAAACAACAGCGCAAGTAGCCCGGAATTCATTTCCCAAAGGGAACATATATATGAAGATGCGGGATGAAATAGGAGTGTTATATAAGGATGAGGATTTTGTCAAACTTTACCGCGCAGATTGTGGTCAAAGTGGAATATCAGCAGGACAACTGGCATTAGTGACAGTAATGCAATTTATCGAAGGTTTAACGGATAGACAAGCGGCGGATGCAGTGAGGGGTCATATTGATTGGAAATACGCACTATCGTTGGAATTAAATGACCCAGGGTTTGATTATTCAGTACTTTCAGAATTTCGTCAGCGATTAATCAAAGCAGGACGAGAGCGAGAGTTACTCAACCAAATGCTAGCTCGTTTCCAAGAACTAGGTTGGCTCAAAAATCGCGGCCGTGTCAGAACTGATTCAACTCACGTATTAGCCGCAGTACGACAGTTAAATCGTTTGGAATTAGTGGGAGAAACTTTACGTCATACCTTAAATGACTTGGCTTATTTTGCCCCTGATTGGCTCAAATCGAGAGTTGACGTTGATTGGTTTGAACGTTACTCCCTGAGATTTGAGCAATACCGCTTGCCCAAATCAAAAGCCGAACGTGAGAAATTGAGGCGAAAAATTGGTGAGGATGGTCATCATTTGCTATCCGCTTTGTATGCAGACTCAACTTGTAATTGGCTGTGGCAGATTCCATCAGTGGAAACATTACGTATAGTTTGGGTGCAACAATACTATATTCAATTGCAACAAGTCTATTGGCGAGAACAAGATAACTTACCACCAAATAGACTACAGATTGAATCTCCTTACGATGTTGATGCACGCAATTCCAGCAAGCGAGAAATCAACTGGACTGGTTATAATCTGCATCTGACAGAAATTTGTCACCCCATACTGCCAAACTTAATTATCAATGTGGAAACGTCCGTGGCCACAAGTGCGGATGTTGAGATGACACCAGTAATTCATTCTCGTTTAAACCAGAACAATCTTTTGCCACAAGAACATGTTGTCGATACTGGCTATGTCAATGCTCAAAACTTAGTCGATAGTCAATCCCATTTTCATGTTGATTTAGTAGGAAAAGTTCCCCCCGGAACTAGTTGGCAAGCAACAGCACAATCCGGCTTTGAGCAAAATTGCTTCACTATTCATTGGGATTTGATGCGTGTTGATTGCCCAATGGGTAAACAAAGTAAGTCCTGGCGTACAACTGTCGATAGCCATGACAATCCAGTAGTCAAAATACAATTTGACAAATCCGATTGTTCGCTTTGTTCAAGTCGCTCAAAATGCACTCGCTCCAAAAAACTACCGCGTCTTCTGACCCTCAAACCACAGGAACTACATCTTGCATTACATGATGCTCGCATTCGCCAAAAAACTGAATCTTTTCAACAAATTTATCACCAACGTGCTGGCGTTGAAGGCTTGATTTCCCAAGCTACTGGTCGCTACCAATTACGCCGTTGTCGCTACATTGGTCTTGCCAAAACTCTCTTGCAGCATGTCATTACTGCTGCTGCTATCAACTTCAGTCGGATGTGGGATTGGTGGCAACATGTCCCACGCAGTCAGACTCGCGTTTCTCACTTTGCTCGAATTGCTCCCACTGCCTCATAG
- a CDS encoding response regulator, which yields MKILIVEDDELNAYALTAVLTNQNYAVEVGSDGITAWELIQTYDYDLILLDVILPRLDGISLCRQIRSSGRQMPILLLTGCDSSHEKAIGLDAGADDYVVKPFDEEELVARVRALLRRGGTTAQPILEWGNLQLDPSSCEVRYNQNLLSLTPKEYALLELFLRHSRRVFSCSMILEHIWSYEDTPGEEAVRTHIKGLRMKLRNAGAPGDLVETVYGIGYRLKAQEEEQGSKDEVKHSQSTSKGKSQQQTLTAIAGIWQKFYGRVDEQVKVLEQAAMTSDRPEIVTLTQETLNPELRSQAIREAHTLAGSLGTFGLPEGSKLARKIEQLLKSGKKLTPTEIQSLQNWVKLLRQEVAAHEPQAASPETTSAAILQLQPPQAEAKVLAVDDDPQILAILQTLLHPWGLQVITLDDPRQFWETLRDVNPDLLILDVEMPYTNGIELCQVVRNDPQWSELPILFLTVHKDGEIVNQVFSVGADDFVSKPIVGPELVTRIINRLERVKLLHKVSESRGIGEKNSPPSPSFTDWRTIFNAEPECVTIVATDGTLLDINPAGVAAIEADSAGAVIGKRVYSLVVPEYQQVFRQLNESVCQGEQGTLEFEIITCRGNRRWMATHAVPVRNETDGNLVQLSITRDVTQYKQAELEIKRINRTLQTLSDCNQLVIRTQDEGELLQKVCQILVDVGNYRLAWVAFAENDAEKSIHPVAQAGYEQGYLQSLNLTWADTIRGQGPTGTAIRTGKTAIIQNILTDPRFEIWRCQASNRGYASSISLPLMNNGQAFGALNIYAAEANAFDSDEVKLLEELTADVAYGIVALRNRRDRQIAEAALRESQERLALTLEAVNLGIWDWNITTNQIIWSEGHARLFGIESEKFDGTYEAFQACIYPEDRGGLAEVINSARQQKTDYSHEFRIISPDGNIHWIEGTGKLYYNEMGEAVRMLGIVRDITSRKQIEATLQKVNNELELRVAERTAELVNVNRQLQSELDERQRVEEALRISQVRLARILDIADDAIISINGNQQITLFNQGAEKIFGYSAEAIIGQRLDTLIPQRFTQAHRQHVADFGQAPNLARRMGERREIFGRRQDGTEFPAEASISKFQLDKEVFYTVILRDITERKQIERMKDEFVSVVSHELRTPLTSIHGSLGMLASGLLPADSEQGRRLLEIATDSTERLVRLINDILDIERIESGRVKMERESCNLTDLIESAVSIMRPLANKAGVKLSVSHPSIQLWVDPDRIVQTLTNLLSNAIKFSTAEKTVWLVAQQYGDELLVTVKDNGRGIPADKLDSIFERFQQVDSSDSRNHDGTGLGLAICQSIVQQHGGRIWAESVLSEGSNFYFTLPILPISPNSELPDSLTHYPLSPEGDLPSPIPSTHSPLVLVCDDDPLIRTELQSLLEQGGYRVVTVATGKEAIASASTQHPDVIVLDLLMPGMNGWETMAMLKESTETKHIPIVICSVYKPTTNNQPSSDFVDWISKPVQESYLLHSLRQAIAKSSRRVRILIVEDDADLAELFVTLFERHDIETFSAKTGREAIHLSQEVNPDLLILDLILPETDGFAVVDWLQKHQRLCNIPVVVYSAKDLDESERKRLKLGHTEFLTKGRVTTKEFEQRVIELLQRITPTNVRD from the coding sequence ATGAAAATTTTAATTGTCGAGGATGACGAGTTAAATGCTTATGCGCTGACAGCCGTTCTCACGAATCAGAACTATGCAGTTGAAGTAGGATCTGATGGTATTACTGCTTGGGAATTAATCCAAACTTACGATTATGATTTGATTCTTTTGGATGTGATACTACCCAGATTGGATGGGATTAGTCTTTGTCGGCAAATACGGTCAAGTGGTCGGCAGATGCCAATTTTATTATTAACCGGTTGTGATAGTAGCCACGAAAAGGCGATTGGGTTAGATGCAGGTGCAGATGATTATGTAGTTAAACCGTTTGATGAAGAAGAATTAGTGGCGCGTGTACGGGCTTTGTTACGTCGGGGAGGCACAACAGCCCAGCCGATTCTAGAATGGGGTAATTTGCAGCTTGACCCCAGTAGTTGTGAAGTCAGATACAATCAAAATTTACTATCATTAACTCCCAAGGAATATGCACTTTTGGAGTTATTTCTGCGTCACAGCCGCCGAGTGTTCAGCTGTAGCATGATTTTAGAACACATATGGTCTTATGAAGACACTCCAGGAGAAGAAGCGGTACGCACCCATATAAAGGGCTTGCGGATGAAGTTGCGTAACGCGGGAGCGCCTGGTGATTTAGTAGAAACAGTCTATGGAATTGGTTATCGCCTCAAAGCACAGGAAGAGGAACAAGGAAGTAAGGACGAGGTAAAACATTCTCAGTCTACTTCAAAAGGCAAATCTCAGCAGCAAACACTGACTGCAATAGCTGGTATTTGGCAAAAGTTTTATGGGCGGGTAGATGAGCAAGTCAAGGTATTGGAACAAGCGGCGATGACCTCTGACCGACCGGAAATCGTCACCCTTACTCAAGAGACTTTAAACCCAGAATTACGCTCACAAGCAATACGAGAAGCCCACACACTAGCCGGTTCACTGGGGACTTTTGGTTTACCTGAAGGGTCGAAGTTAGCCAGGAAAATTGAGCAACTATTGAAATCTGGTAAGAAATTAACGCCGACTGAGATTCAAAGTTTGCAAAATTGGGTCAAGTTATTAAGGCAAGAGGTTGCAGCACATGAACCGCAAGCAGCATCACCCGAAACAACTTCAGCAGCTATCCTCCAGCTACAACCTCCTCAAGCAGAAGCAAAAGTCTTAGCAGTAGACGACGACCCGCAAATTCTCGCCATATTGCAAACATTACTTCATCCTTGGGGATTACAAGTAATTACCTTAGATGATCCGCGTCAATTTTGGGAAACGTTAAGAGATGTGAATCCAGACCTGTTAATTCTAGATGTGGAGATGCCTTATACCAATGGTATAGAACTATGCCAGGTGGTGAGAAATGATCCCCAATGGAGTGAATTGCCCATACTCTTCCTGACGGTTCACAAAGATGGGGAAATTGTCAATCAGGTATTTAGTGTTGGTGCTGACGACTTTGTTAGTAAACCCATCGTCGGGCCAGAGCTAGTAACGCGAATTATCAATCGGTTAGAACGGGTGAAATTGCTACATAAAGTAAGTGAGAGTAGGGGTATAGGGGAAAAAAATTCTCCCCCATCCCCTAGCTTCACAGATTGGCGCACTATTTTCAACGCTGAACCAGAATGCGTCACCATAGTGGCTACTGATGGTACTTTATTGGATATTAATCCAGCCGGTGTGGCAGCTATAGAAGCAGATAGTGCTGGTGCAGTGATTGGTAAGCGGGTGTATTCGTTGGTAGTTCCTGAATATCAACAGGTGTTTCGCCAACTCAATGAAAGCGTTTGTCAAGGAGAACAAGGAACACTAGAATTTGAAATTATCACTTGTCGTGGTAACCGTCGTTGGATGGCGACTCACGCTGTACCTGTGCGAAATGAAACAGATGGTAATTTGGTGCAGTTGTCAATTACACGGGATGTCACCCAATACAAACAAGCAGAACTGGAAATTAAACGCATTAATCGCACCTTGCAAACTTTAAGTGACTGCAATCAATTAGTAATACGTACTCAAGATGAAGGTGAGTTATTGCAGAAAGTTTGCCAAATTTTAGTGGATGTTGGTAACTATCGATTAGCTTGGGTGGCTTTTGCAGAAAATGATGCTGAAAAAAGTATTCATCCAGTGGCTCAAGCTGGTTATGAACAAGGATATCTGCAATCTCTCAATCTTACTTGGGCAGATACAATCCGGGGTCAAGGGCCGACAGGAACGGCAATTCGCACCGGAAAAACAGCCATTATTCAAAATATTTTGACTGATCCTAGATTTGAAATTTGGCGCTGTCAAGCTAGTAATCGGGGTTACGCATCGTCCATTTCTTTACCCTTAATGAATAATGGTCAAGCTTTTGGTGCCTTGAACATCTACGCTGCGGAAGCGAATGCTTTTGATAGTGATGAGGTGAAACTTTTAGAGGAACTGACAGCAGATGTGGCTTATGGCATAGTAGCATTACGCAATCGGCGCGATCGCCAAATTGCCGAAGCAGCACTACGCGAAAGTCAAGAACGTCTGGCTTTGACCCTAGAAGCAGTCAACTTAGGCATTTGGGACTGGAACATCACGACTAACCAAATTATCTGGTCTGAAGGTCACGCCCGATTATTTGGCATAGAATCAGAGAAATTTGACGGGACTTATGAAGCCTTTCAAGCTTGTATCTATCCGGAAGACAGGGGAGGCTTGGCAGAGGTAATCAATTCGGCTCGCCAGCAAAAAACTGACTACAGTCATGAATTTCGCATCATTTCGCCAGATGGTAATATTCACTGGATTGAAGGAACAGGCAAACTCTACTACAACGAAATGGGTGAAGCAGTGCGGATGTTGGGTATAGTCAGAGATATTACTTCCCGCAAGCAAATAGAAGCAACTCTGCAAAAAGTCAATAACGAACTGGAGTTGAGAGTAGCAGAACGAACTGCTGAGTTAGTCAACGTCAATCGACAATTGCAATCAGAACTCGACGAACGCCAGCGCGTAGAGGAAGCACTACGCATATCGCAAGTGCGGCTGGCACGCATTTTAGACATTGCTGATGATGCCATTATTTCTATTAACGGTAACCAACAAATCACTTTATTTAATCAAGGTGCAGAGAAAATTTTTGGCTACTCTGCCGAGGCAATTATCGGACAACGCCTAGATACACTTATACCCCAGCGTTTCACCCAGGCACATCGTCAGCACGTAGCTGATTTTGGACAGGCTCCCAACTTGGCACGGCGTATGGGAGAGCGGCGAGAGATATTTGGTCGTCGTCAAGATGGAACAGAATTCCCGGCTGAGGCTTCTATCTCCAAATTTCAACTAGATAAAGAGGTATTTTATACTGTAATTTTACGTGATATTACAGAAAGAAAACAAATTGAACGGATGAAAGATGAGTTTGTTTCTGTTGTCAGTCATGAACTCCGCACCCCCTTAACTTCTATTCATGGTTCCTTAGGAATGCTAGCTAGTGGTTTATTACCAGCCGACTCAGAACAGGGGAGACGTTTGTTGGAAATTGCCACTGATAGTACAGAACGCCTAGTACGGTTGATTAACGACATATTAGATATAGAACGTATCGAATCTGGTAGGGTGAAAATGGAGCGAGAAAGTTGCAACCTTACCGACTTGATTGAGTCCGCAGTTAGTATTATGCGGCCTTTAGCTAATAAAGCTGGAGTGAAATTATCAGTTTCCCATCCATCAATTCAATTATGGGTTGATCCAGACCGGATTGTGCAGACATTAACTAATCTGTTGAGTAATGCGATTAAATTTTCGACGGCGGAGAAAACAGTATGGTTAGTAGCACAACAATATGGCGATGAACTATTGGTGACGGTGAAAGATAACGGACGCGGTATTCCCGCCGACAAACTTGATAGTATTTTTGAGCGGTTTCAACAGGTAGATTCTTCCGATTCACGCAACCATGACGGTACTGGTTTGGGCTTAGCTATTTGCCAAAGTATTGTACAGCAGCATGGCGGACGCATCTGGGCAGAAAGTGTCTTGAGCGAAGGTAGTAATTTTTACTTTACTTTACCAATTTTACCAATATCCCCAAATTCAGAACTTCCCGACTCTCTCACCCATTACCCCTTATCCCCAGAGGGGGACTTACCTTCCCCAATTCCCAGTACCCACTCCCCCCTAGTTTTAGTTTGTGACGATGATCCACTTATCCGCACAGAACTACAGTCACTCTTAGAACAAGGAGGATATCGAGTAGTCACGGTGGCTACTGGAAAAGAAGCGATTGCCTCAGCGTCAACTCAACATCCAGATGTGATTGTACTAGATTTACTCATGCCAGGGATGAATGGTTGGGAAACAATGGCTATGTTGAAGGAAAGTACAGAAACCAAACATATCCCAATTGTGATTTGCAGTGTCTACAAACCGACTACAAATAACCAACCCAGTAGTGATTTTGTTGATTGGATAAGTAAACCAGTCCAAGAAAGCTATCTGTTACATTCTCTCAGACAAGCAATAGCCAAATCTTCCCGCCGAGTCCGCATTCTTATTGTTGAAGATGATGCAGATTTAGCTGAGTTGTTTGTTACCTTGTTTGAAAGACATGATATTGAAACCTTCTCAGCCAAAACCGGACGGGAAGCCATCCACCTCAGCCAAGAAGTAAATCCTGATTTACTCATTCTTGATTTAATTTTGCCAGAAACTGACGGATTTGCTGTTGTAGATTGGCTACAGAAGCACCAGCGCCTATGTAATATCCCTGTAGTGGTTTACTCTGCTAAAGACTTGGATGAATCAGAACGTAAACGCCTCAAGCTAGGACATACAGAATTTTTAACCAAAGGCCGTGTCACAACCAAAGAGTTTGAACAACGAGTAATTGAACTACTTCAGCGAATTACGCCGACTAATGTTAGGGATTAG
- a CDS encoding tetratricopeptide repeat protein has translation MAYWQGRKTEYAQIQQWLSDDDTFLIGIEGIGGTGKSTLATKIYDEIAGFPKRFWADVSNGASFSDLAREVLTEFGFYVPEQETQLVEALVRCLRSGQFLLIIDNLESLLQPDRQWGSLFYGDFFQTWVESGGNSKVLVTTRERPELKGFEWLSLKGLQVDEGVALLTALGIKGDLGEFVKLVDGHPLLLRLVADLLKEEYSQDPNLSRLADLGLGNLQQLLTDAQVVGVHRRENVGMVLVLDASFNRLSELQKALLLNISVYRVAVDSAAAVAMLPGSSAPEIERELRNIVKRSLLVEKLNGKRQFGFQPVVLEYVRYKAGDQSEAHQRAINYYLLNFKQKPWQTKDDIKEYLEVFYHWFQLENYDSAFDILKFCDYFLSLRGYYTVQVDLYEQLVQAWNKTGKSENRNYRATLTSLGNAYNSLGYYPQAIFFFQQSLTVSRQVGDLFWENASLTGLGNAYILQGQYHSAIEFYEQSLTISREISDHKTTEGKSLANLGNIYLCLKQYQAAIEFYKKSWEIFRKIGDRDAESKSLGNLGLVYLSLGQYQRAIKFFQQSLVISNDRNVKCSFLSNLGLAHYYLEQYQRAIEFYQQSLEIAKEIGDIRGEAIAWFNLGLTLENVNRESDALGAYRNARELYQKMGLDANVQNCNDAIERLSQPQTPVVTRRGFWAWLRRLWRWLHSWFRR, from the coding sequence TTGGCTTACTGGCAAGGACGAAAAACAGAATACGCTCAAATACAGCAATGGTTAAGTGATGATGATACCTTTTTAATTGGTATAGAAGGCATCGGTGGCACGGGTAAATCAACGCTGGCGACAAAGATTTATGATGAAATTGCGGGTTTCCCCAAGCGATTTTGGGCTGATGTCAGTAACGGTGCAAGTTTTAGCGATTTAGCCAGAGAAGTATTAACAGAATTTGGCTTTTATGTACCAGAACAAGAAACGCAGTTAGTGGAGGCGTTAGTTAGGTGCTTGCGTTCTGGGCAATTTTTACTGATTATTGACAACCTGGAAAGCTTATTACAACCTGATAGACAGTGGGGAAGTTTATTTTACGGCGACTTTTTCCAAACATGGGTGGAATCTGGCGGTAATAGTAAGGTGTTAGTTACCACCAGGGAAAGACCGGAATTAAAAGGCTTTGAGTGGCTATCCCTGAAGGGTTTACAAGTAGATGAAGGGGTAGCACTATTAACAGCATTGGGTATTAAAGGGGATTTAGGGGAGTTTGTCAAGTTAGTAGATGGGCATCCCCTATTGTTGAGATTGGTAGCAGATTTATTAAAAGAAGAATATTCACAAGACCCGAATTTAAGCAGATTAGCAGATTTAGGCTTAGGGAATTTGCAGCAGTTGTTGACAGATGCCCAAGTAGTAGGTGTGCATCGCCGGGAAAATGTGGGGATGGTGTTGGTATTGGATGCCAGTTTTAATAGATTGAGTGAACTGCAAAAAGCGTTATTGCTGAATATTAGTGTTTATCGTGTTGCGGTTGACAGTGCAGCAGCCGTAGCGATGTTGCCGGGAAGTTCAGCACCAGAGATTGAGAGAGAATTAAGGAATATCGTTAAGCGTTCTTTGCTGGTAGAAAAACTCAATGGTAAGCGGCAATTTGGGTTTCAGCCTGTGGTGTTGGAATATGTGCGTTATAAAGCTGGTGATCAAAGTGAGGCGCATCAACGAGCTATTAATTACTATCTTTTGAATTTTAAACAAAAACCTTGGCAGACTAAAGATGATATCAAAGAATATCTAGAAGTTTTTTATCACTGGTTTCAACTAGAAAATTATGACTCAGCATTTGATATATTAAAATTTTGCGATTATTTTTTGAGCTTGCGGGGCTATTACACTGTCCAAGTTGATTTATATGAGCAATTAGTACAAGCATGGAATAAAACTGGCAAGAGCGAAAACAGGAATTATCGAGCGACTCTCACTTCGTTAGGCAATGCTTACAACTCTCTGGGATATTACCCACAGGCAATTTTTTTCTTTCAACAGTCTTTGACAGTATCTAGGCAGGTAGGCGATCTCTTCTGGGAGAATGCTTCCTTAACAGGGTTGGGTAATGCTTACATATTACAGGGGCAGTATCACAGTGCAATCGAATTCTACGAACAGTCTTTGACAATATCTAGGGAAATAAGTGATCACAAAACAACAGAAGGCAAATCCTTAGCTAATTTGGGAAATATTTACTTATGTCTAAAACAGTACCAAGCAGCAATTGAGTTCTACAAAAAGTCTTGGGAAATATTTAGAAAGATTGGCGACCGTGATGCAGAAAGCAAATCTTTAGGTAATTTGGGTCTTGTGTACTTATCTTTAGGGCAGTACCAACGGGCAATAAAGTTCTTCCAGCAGTCTTTAGTAATATCTAATGATCGCAATGTAAAATGCTCATTTTTAAGTAATTTAGGCCTTGCTCATTATTACTTAGAGCAATACCAACGGGCGATTGAGTTCTACCAGCAGTCTTTGGAAATAGCAAAAGAAATAGGCGATATTCGAGGGGAAGCAATAGCCTGGTTTAATTTAGGTTTGACATTAGAAAACGTCAACCGAGAATCAGACGCGCTTGGTGCTTATCGCAATGCACGCGAACTTTATCAAAAAATGGGACTTGATGCCAATGTGCAGAATTGCAACGATGCAATTGAGCGTCTTTCTCAACCACAAACGCCTGTAGTTACTCGCCGTGGTTTTTGGGCGTGGTTGCGGCGGTTGTGGCGTTGGCTTCACTCTTGGTTCCGGCGGTAA